One Microscilla marina ATCC 23134 DNA segment encodes these proteins:
- a CDS encoding helix-turn-helix domain-containing protein, whose product FFKQRLFTSTTDNYLLTFTHSLLCEKNQPLAQVSCQTGYSQKHFIQLYKKIAGISPKKHQRLHRVNRAIELLQRKAQFSYTDIAHLCHFYDQAHFINEFRYFTGLSPSQYLSLPLSYPHVITYSA is encoded by the coding sequence TTTTTTAAGCAAAGGTTGTTTACATCTACCACCGACAACTACCTGCTCACTTTTACTCATTCTTTGCTGTGCGAAAAAAACCAACCCCTTGCCCAGGTAAGTTGCCAGACGGGGTATTCTCAAAAACACTTCATTCAATTGTATAAAAAAATAGCGGGCATTTCTCCCAAAAAACACCAACGTCTGCATCGGGTAAACCGCGCCATTGAATTGCTGCAGCGCAAAGCCCAATTTTCGTACACTGATATTGCCCACCTGTGTCATTTTTACGACCAGGCACACTTCATTAATGAGTTTCGCTATTTTACTGGGTTGAGCCCCAGCCAATACCTAAGTCTGCCCTTGAGTTATCCGCACGTCATTACTTATTCGGCGTAA